The sequence below is a genomic window from Streptomyces sp. NBC_00289.
CGTGGTGGAACCAGTAGACGGAACTGAACCAGTTCCGCATATTTCCGAGGCAGGTCCGCACGGCGGCGCCGAGTTCCTTTTCCGGTACCGTTCCGTCACCGAGTTCGTCGGCGAACCGTAATGCCTCTCGTTCGGCCACGAGGAATGCGGCTATGCATTCCTCGACCCGTCGCCGGACTTCTCCGACCGCCTCTTCCAGGGTCAGTCCCTCATGAGTGATGAGGGAGAGTCCGAGATTGTGGACCTCGTCGCCCGCGATCTCCTTCGGGAGCGAGCACAAGTCGTTGTACCAGGCGGCGAATTCCTGACTGAGCAGCGCCGCCCGCCGATATGCCGGGTGTTTTCTCACACGGTCGGGCAGTACGCGACCCGCGCTCGGTTCCAGCAGATCGGTCCAGATCCAGTGCGCGAATGTGAGGCGGCGCAGGGCGAGGTATTCCTCGACCGTGGGCACGGTCTGGGTGGTGCGGTTGTGGAACTCCCGGTCGTAGGCCTCGATCACCTCGTGGAAGTGCCGGGCGAACCGCGCGTTCCACGCCCCGGGCTGGAACGAGTACAGCCGCACCATGCTGTCGGCGAACGCGG
It includes:
- the cyc1 gene encoding epi-isozizaene synthase codes for the protein MHAFPHSTTSTPTAIAVPPSLSLPVIEAAFPRQLHPYWPRLQEKTRTWLLEKRLMPPDKVAEYADGLCYTDLMAGYYTSAPDEVLQAIADYSAWFFAWDDRHDRDIVHGRAGAWRRLRFRLHAALDAPRDHLRHEDPLVAAFADSMVRLYSFQPGAWNARFARHFHEVIEAYDREFHNRTTQTVPTVEEYLALRRLTFAHWIWTDLLEPSAGRVLPDRVRKHPAYRRAALLSQEFAAWYNDLCSLPKEIAGDEVHNLGLSLITHEGLTLEEAVGEVRRRVEECIAAFLVAEREALRFADELGDGTVPEKELGAAVRTCLGNMRNWFSSVYWFHHESGRYMVDSWDDRSTPPYVNNEAAGEK